The nucleotide sequence GGCCGGTCTGTGGTAAAATCAACCAACTTCGCCAAGATTTGATATAATGAACGCTGTTAGAGGAACCGTTTTCAGAACTTTTGAAGGGATTTTGCATCTTCATGTCGAAAGATATAAATACCGGAAATCATCAGCACTAGAAAACTTTATCTTGTACATACAGAACAGATAAAGGATAGGAGAAAACAATATGTCTTTTACTCGTAGGGAAGACCTTCCTATGCATCAATGGCTCATTGATCATATACAGGATGCCGTTATGTTTATTGGTGTATCAGGAGAAATCATAAATGGAAGTAAGATGGCCTATGAACTGTTAGGTGTTTCTACTTCACATGCAACTGTGCAAGATACGATATTAGATATGGATCATATTAAGATATCCGCTCGTATGAGCACCTCTTTTAGCGTGAACACTAAAGATGACGCTCGTGTAGAGGTCAAAACGAGTTATGTGAACGAATACAACATGTATTTGGTATTATTGATACCATCTTCTCTCCATCAGCAAACAGCTACGATGAAACATCATTTGAATCAAATGTACACGTTGAGTCAAGAGGGTCTCGTTTTATATGATGAACATCGCATCTTAGATTGTGATCAATCATTCGCACGGATATTTGGATACACCATAGAAGAAATGAAGCAACTTTCCTTTTATGACTTATGGATGGAAAAGCATGCTAGTGATAGAAGTTTTTCTATTTATCCAAACACAGCCATCCAAATGATGGGAAAAAGGAAGGATGGAGTACCTATACATATTGAACTGCTTGTTCAGCACTATCCAGTGCAAGACCAAGTGATTCAAACGGCATTCGTTCGTGATATTACAGACGTCGTCAAAAGTGAGCAAAGAATGGAATTTATATCTTACTATGATGAACTAACAGACTTACCAAACCAACATTACTTTTCCAGAATTCTTGCTGATTCCATTGCTTACGCGGAAAACCACAAGGAAAAGGTTGCAGTATTTTTTATAGATATTGACTACTTTAAACAAATTAACGATACACTTGGTTATAAGTTTGGGGACAAGTTCTTAAAAGCCTTTGGAGACCGGTTGCGATCTTTACTGGATTCCTCGATGTTCTTAGCAAGAATGAACGGGGATGAATTTATTCTTCTACTCCGACATTTCCAAAGTAAACAAGTTGCCAAAAACTTTGCTGAAAAGTTAATAAAAGCTTTTGAGCCATCTATTGTATTAGATGACCATGAAATCTTTACATCTATTAGTGTTGGGATTAGTTTTTATCCGGACCACGGAAAAGCTCCTAATGATCTCATTAAATATGCTGATTCAGCAATGTATGTCAGTAAGGATAAACAGAGAAATCATTACCGGGAGTTTGATCCATCGATTTCAGCTCGATTTAAACAAGCTCTGACAATGGAGACGGAATTAAGAAGAGCGTTAAGTGAGAGTCAATTTGAATTGCACTATCAACCACAAAAAGAAGTGGACTCTAATCGAATTGTTGGGATGGAAGCACTTCTTCGTTGGAAGCACCCAAAATCAGGTTATATTCCCCCAAGTCGATTTATCCCGTTAGCAGAGAAATCAGGGTTTATTATCGAATTAGGGGACTGGGTACTTCGAGAGGCATGTAAACAAAATAAACGTTGGCAAGAGCAAGGATTCGCTCCTGTTGTGGTTGGAGTAAACTTATCTGTAAAACAATTTCATCAAAAAAACCTGGTTGGGCGTGTTGCTCAGATTCTAGAAGAAACAGGGTTAGATCCAAAATACTTGGAGCTTGAGATAACGGAGACGATAGCCATGGCTCACGAAGAGTCCATCTTGGATACATTGAAAGGGCTTCGTGAAATCGGTGTACGTGTGTCCATTGATGATTTTGGAACCGGTTATTCCTCTTTGAAATATTTAAGTGTATTTCCTGTTACCAAATTAAAAATCGATCGAATTTTCCTTAACAGTGAACAAAAGCAAAACTTGGCCATCGTGAAGTCTATTATTCATATGTCCCACTCTTTACAGATGAAAGTGATTGCAGAAGGGGTAGAGACAGAAGAACAGCTGAACTTTCTAAAACAGGAACGATGTGATGAGATTCAAGGCTACTTTTTTTCAAAGCCTTTGCCATTGGAAAAAGTAACGCATCTTTTATGTGAATATCAATAACAAAGTGGCTGGAGCATAGGCTCCAGCCATCTTTTATTACTTTATACTGTTGCAATTTCTTTTTTGTGGCGTCTTGTTTCAATCGGATTGTGTGCTTTTAAGAATGGGATGACCCATCTGTCTAAGCCGTAACGACCTGCGTTGTACCCTGCAACTAGTATAAATATGGTTAATAGGATCATTTGTCCGTTGGTGCTTACCGTTCCACTGAAAAGGAAGGCGAAGTTCATGATAATTCCCATTAAAGCTGCAAAGTTTGTGAAAATTCCTAAGATAAGAGCAATACCAACTAAGAATTCTCCCCACATTACTAGGAAAGTAAAGAGTTCAGCGTTCGGAATAGCAACCGTTTCTAGGAAAGCTGCCCACCATGGTTGTACAGCAGGGTGGTCTCCGGTTGCTTGACTTACAGCGCCTTGAAGGAATCCAGTTGCATCAAATCCACCTGTAATTTTGCCCCAACCGCCGGTTACCCATTGATATCCTAAATATACTCTAAGAAAAGTTAAGATGCCAGCTACAACTTTATTATTACGAATAAATTCTACAAACATGTTATTCACTCCTTAAGTTTTTATACTCGGCGATTGCCAAGTCGTTCATATTGTTCATCATTTCACAAGTGGTCCGACAAGATATCTTGTGTTTCTTACTACATGTTCATCATATCACAAGCGATTCAAATGAAAATAAGTTTGTTCAACAGTTCACAATATAGAAACAAAGTTTTGTCTAAATCGTGACAGTGATTAACGGTGGATAGAAAAATAAAGACAGCTGACGTTCCGTCAACTGTCTTAACCCCTTATGATGCTTGTAGTGTTTCTGTTTCTAGTATTTCCTTTTCCATGGATATGATTTTCAACTGGTCATTTTCATAGCCAATTCGAAAACGATAGTTTATGGTTAGTTCGTTTAATTTCTTGTCAGGCTCTTTTGTTTCATGGACCACAGTAGAAGAGACCACTGCTCGATTATTGTCTGGATCAAAGTTAGTTTCCGTTTCTTTTACAGTCGTTTCTTTCATATACATAAATTGTTCACGGAAGTTAGGATAGCTTATTTCAGCCTGTAGCTCACTTCCTAACAGGGTATAGGCATTGATGAAATCTCGTATGGAAAGACTATCAAAGAAGTAACCGATGATATAGGAAGCGTCTTCTTTCATTTGATCAGCATCAACAGATTGAGCTTCCTGTGCGAGACTATCATAA is from Radiobacillus kanasensis and encodes:
- a CDS encoding EAL domain-containing protein gives rise to the protein MSFTRREDLPMHQWLIDHIQDAVMFIGVSGEIINGSKMAYELLGVSTSHATVQDTILDMDHIKISARMSTSFSVNTKDDARVEVKTSYVNEYNMYLVLLIPSSLHQQTATMKHHLNQMYTLSQEGLVLYDEHRILDCDQSFARIFGYTIEEMKQLSFYDLWMEKHASDRSFSIYPNTAIQMMGKRKDGVPIHIELLVQHYPVQDQVIQTAFVRDITDVVKSEQRMEFISYYDELTDLPNQHYFSRILADSIAYAENHKEKVAVFFIDIDYFKQINDTLGYKFGDKFLKAFGDRLRSLLDSSMFLARMNGDEFILLLRHFQSKQVAKNFAEKLIKAFEPSIVLDDHEIFTSISVGISFYPDHGKAPNDLIKYADSAMYVSKDKQRNHYREFDPSISARFKQALTMETELRRALSESQFELHYQPQKEVDSNRIVGMEALLRWKHPKSGYIPPSRFIPLAEKSGFIIELGDWVLREACKQNKRWQEQGFAPVVVGVNLSVKQFHQKNLVGRVAQILEETGLDPKYLELEITETIAMAHEESILDTLKGLREIGVRVSIDDFGTGYSSLKYLSVFPVTKLKIDRIFLNSEQKQNLAIVKSIIHMSHSLQMKVIAEGVETEEQLNFLKQERCDEIQGYFFSKPLPLEKVTHLLCEYQ
- a CDS encoding DoxX family protein: MFVEFIRNNKVVAGILTFLRVYLGYQWVTGGWGKITGGFDATGFLQGAVSQATGDHPAVQPWWAAFLETVAIPNAELFTFLVMWGEFLVGIALILGIFTNFAALMGIIMNFAFLFSGTVSTNGQMILLTIFILVAGYNAGRYGLDRWVIPFLKAHNPIETRRHKKEIATV